The Salvelinus sp. IW2-2015 linkage group LG8, ASM291031v2, whole genome shotgun sequence genome window below encodes:
- the ndufaf8 gene encoding NADH dehydrogenase [ubiquinone] 1 alpha subcomplex assembly factor 8 translates to MSGTNVWTRSRERMRRFPELFAQCSGEAAAYGKCVTATTTGRQELRKDLCGKEFDTLKTCFVTAAKKGVK, encoded by the exons ATGTCGGGGACAAATGTGTGGACTCGCAGTCGGGAGAGGATGAGACggttcccagagctgtttgcccAGTGTTCTGGTGAG GCTGCAGCTTATGGGAAGTGTGTGACAGCTACTACGACAGGCAGACAGGAGCTGAGAAAGGACCTGTGTGGTAAAGAGTTTGATACTCTGAAGACTTGCTTTGTTACAGCA GCCAAGAAGGGAGTGAAGTAG